One segment of Amycolatopsis alba DSM 44262 DNA contains the following:
- a CDS encoding cupin domain-containing protein: MTIPLDDPERRLVVASKNSENAEHLALAGGIYTILVSGEQTNGRYTLIEMRVPPNGGPPPHRHDFEEMFTLLEGELEFTFRGERVRVRAGETVNVPANAPHFFRNVSDEPARMLCMCAPAGQEEYFRQVADPVDRADSAPPVLTEQEQRERRAKGKELAAKYRTEIL; this comes from the coding sequence ATGACCATTCCCTTGGACGACCCCGAACGGCGACTGGTCGTCGCCTCGAAGAACTCCGAGAATGCCGAGCACCTAGCGCTGGCAGGCGGCATCTACACGATCCTGGTCTCCGGCGAACAGACCAACGGTCGCTACACGCTGATCGAAATGCGGGTGCCCCCGAACGGCGGGCCCCCGCCGCACCGGCACGATTTCGAGGAGATGTTCACCCTGCTGGAAGGCGAACTCGAGTTCACCTTCCGTGGCGAGCGGGTGCGGGTGCGGGCGGGTGAGACGGTCAACGTTCCCGCCAACGCCCCGCATTTCTTCCGCAATGTCTCGGACGAGCCTGCGCGCATGTTGTGCATGTGCGCGCCTGCCGGGCAGGAGGAGTACTTCCGGCAGGTCGCCGACCCGGTCGACCGCGCGGACTCGGCACCACCCGTGCTCACCGAGCAGGAGCAGCGGGAACGCCGGGCGAAGGGCAAGGAACTCGCCGCGAAGTACCGCACCGAAATTCTCTGA
- a CDS encoding PLP-dependent aminotransferase family protein yields MEDYRIVADEISADVEAGRLRPGDRLPPQRRFARDRGIASSTAARVYGELVRRGVVVGEVGRGTFVRAGRPPLETALAEPGGATVDLELNFAVLPEQSALVGKALEPLLREDVLTAALRPGSVTGSKQARDAAAGLFAKEGWTPEILFAGSGREAIAAAIAAFVPMGERLAVEAITYPVVKALAGRLGVQLVPVETDDLGLVPEALEAASVRALYVQPTLHNPLGSTMDEGRRVALAETVRRMDIPVIEDGIYTFLRPEVRPFAAYAPERTVFTDSLSKRLAPGLTTGFLAVPAEWTERLAAAVRSGGWVAPRFAVEAATRWITGGTLETVERAKRLDAAERLRMTADRLAGFTLRADPRAYHCWWELPEHWRAETFVAAAARRGIAVTPAAAFAVVPGHAPNAVRLAVSSPPLETLGAALDVLAGLASGRPEDAGVD; encoded by the coding sequence ATGGAGGACTACCGGATAGTCGCGGACGAGATCTCCGCCGATGTCGAGGCGGGCAGGCTCCGCCCCGGAGACAGGCTGCCCCCGCAGCGGCGGTTCGCCCGTGACCGCGGGATAGCCAGCTCGACCGCCGCCAGGGTCTACGGCGAACTCGTCCGGCGAGGTGTCGTGGTCGGCGAGGTCGGCCGGGGCACGTTCGTCCGCGCCGGAAGGCCGCCGCTGGAGACGGCGCTCGCCGAGCCGGGCGGTGCGACGGTCGACCTGGAGCTCAATTTCGCCGTCCTCCCGGAGCAATCGGCGCTGGTCGGGAAGGCGCTGGAGCCGCTCCTGCGTGAAGACGTCCTGACAGCGGCGCTGCGGCCGGGGAGTGTCACCGGTTCGAAGCAGGCGCGTGACGCCGCCGCCGGGCTGTTCGCGAAGGAAGGCTGGACGCCCGAAATCCTCTTCGCCGGAAGCGGCCGTGAGGCCATCGCGGCCGCCATCGCCGCCTTCGTGCCGATGGGGGAACGCCTCGCCGTCGAAGCGATCACGTACCCCGTGGTCAAGGCGCTCGCCGGGCGGCTCGGCGTTCAGCTGGTCCCCGTCGAGACCGATGACCTGGGCCTCGTTCCCGAGGCGCTCGAAGCCGCGTCCGTCCGCGCGCTGTACGTCCAGCCGACCCTGCACAACCCGCTTGGGTCCACAATGGACGAAGGGCGGCGCGTCGCGCTGGCGGAAACCGTGCGCCGGATGGACATCCCGGTGATCGAGGACGGGATCTACACCTTCCTGCGGCCCGAGGTCCGCCCGTTCGCGGCGTACGCGCCGGAACGCACGGTGTTCACCGACAGCCTGTCCAAACGGCTCGCCCCTGGACTGACCACCGGATTCCTCGCCGTCCCGGCGGAATGGACGGAGCGGCTGGCCGCGGCGGTGCGCTCGGGCGGCTGGGTGGCGCCCCGGTTCGCCGTCGAAGCCGCCACCCGCTGGATCACCGGCGGCACCCTGGAAACCGTCGAACGGGCGAAACGGCTCGACGCGGCCGAACGCCTGCGGATGACTGCGGACCGGCTGGCCGGGTTCACGCTGCGCGCCGATCCGCGCGCGTACCACTGCTGGTGGGAACTCCCGGAGCACTGGCGCGCCGAGACCTTCGTCGCCGCGGCCGCGCGACGCGGGATCGCGGTCACCCCGGCGGCCGCGTTCGCCGTCGTACCGGGGCACGCCCCGAACGCGGTCCGGCTCGCGGTGTCTTCGCCGCCCTTGGAGACCCTCGGCGCCGCTCTGGACGTCCTGGCAGGGCTCGCTTCCGGGCGCCCCGAGGACGCAGGCGTCGACTGA